The nucleotide sequence ATGATGCAGCAAATGCAATTGGGCGGGCAAGCACCGCAGTTGCGTTAATTTTCTATTAAATACCTAATATGCGGAGCAGATATCGCTCCGTTGAATAAATAATTTTGACACTGGAGCTTTGCATACCTATTATGTCGCGCACTATGGCAGAGGCTAGGCTACCCCAGCGTGTCGATGCAGCTAAATTAGTTGAAGCAAATCAACAATTTACAGCTGAAATCGACAGCGAAAAATTACCAAGATTGTTAGATGCAGTTGAACGCTGCGTCGCTCCTGTTTCCTGTGAAGTTGAATTTGACCGGGATGAGGAACGTAATCGGGTATTAACCGGTAGCTGTAAAACACAAGTTGTTATGATATGTCAGCGTTGTCTCGGGGAGGTTACTCTTCCTGTAGAGAGCAGCTTCCAGTTGGGGCTTGTGTTTAATGACGAACAGGCAAAACAGTTGCCAAGGCGACTGGAGCCGGTTGAGCTGGACGAAGATGCTCGTCTGGAACTTTGGGAAACAATAGAGGACGAAGTCCTTCTGGCGTTACCCAGCTTTCCGACACATCCTGAGAGCGAATGTCAGATTAAACAGCCTAAGCCGGAGATAACGGCAACAGAAGATTCAGACGTCAAACGGCCTAATCCGTTTGGTGTTCTAGCTCAGCTTAAACAGAAATAGAGATAGTCAGGAGCCAAACATGGCGGTTCAAAAAAGCAAAGTAACTCGTTCTAAGCGTGGTATGCGTCGTTCTCACGATGCTCTGGATAACAACGCTGCTCTGTCTGTAGACCCTACTACTGGTGAAACTCACCGTCGTCACCACGTGACTAAAGACGGTTTCTTCCGTGGTAAGAAAGTCGTGGAGACTGGCAACGACTAATATGTTTACCATCGCGGTAGATGTAATGGGCGGGGACTTAGGTCCCCGCGTTGCGTTTAAAGCCTGTAAAAAAATACTGAAATCCAATCCGGATCTCAGCCTTATCTTAACGATGACCTCTGAATTTGCAGAAGGTGCTCGTTCCTATTTTTCTCGTTATCTTCAACGTATTCAGATCATAGAATGTGTCGATTTTGTCGCCATGGATGATCAGCCTGCGCGCGTTCTGCGCCACGGTAAACAATCTTCAATGGCTGAGGCCGTAAGGCAAGTGCGTGATGGTAACGCTCATGGCGTCATATCGGTGGGTAATACCGGTGCCTTGATGGTGTTGTCACGTTCTGTCCTCGGCATGGTGAATGGTATCTCGCGGCCTGCCTTGGCGACTCAGATTCCAACTCGTGATAAACCCCTGCTAATGCTCGATCTTGGCGCTAATCTGGAGTCCAGTGCCGAGCAGTTATGTGAATTTGCGCGCTTGGGAGTAGCCTGGT is from Bacterioplanoides sp. SCSIO 12839 and encodes:
- a CDS encoding YceD family protein gives rise to the protein MSRTMAEARLPQRVDAAKLVEANQQFTAEIDSEKLPRLLDAVERCVAPVSCEVEFDRDEERNRVLTGSCKTQVVMICQRCLGEVTLPVESSFQLGLVFNDEQAKQLPRRLEPVELDEDARLELWETIEDEVLLALPSFPTHPESECQIKQPKPEITATEDSDVKRPNPFGVLAQLKQK
- the rpmF gene encoding 50S ribosomal protein L32, encoding MAVQKSKVTRSKRGMRRSHDALDNNAALSVDPTTGETHRRHHVTKDGFFRGKKVVETGND